In Saccharomonospora marina XMU15, one genomic interval encodes:
- a CDS encoding ferritin family protein, with protein MSRQSVAKAHQKIQELSWEPAYHTPVSHYGTDYTFRKAKKKDPLKQVLRSYFPMQEEKDHRVYGAEDGAIRGNMFRQVQQRWLEWQKLFLSIIPLPEISAARAMPLLFRTVPNPELHNGQAIQMIDEVRHSTIQQNLKRLYMNNYIDPAGFNTSLRGFHNDYCGTIGRQFAEGFITGDAITAASVYLTIVAETAFTNTLFVAMPAEAAANGDYLLPTVFHSVQSDESRHISNGYATLLMALSDEGNHELLERDLRYAWWNNHCVVDAAIGTFIEYGTKDRRKDRESYAEMWRRWIYDDYYRSYLVPLEKYGLTIPHDLVEESWNRIWNKGYVHEVAQFFATGWLANYWRIDPMTDEDFEWFEHKYPGWYDKYGKWWENYNRLAVPNGHNPIAFEDVDYVYPHRCWTCMVPCLIREDMVMDEVDGQWRTYCSQGCHWTDKVAFRPTYQGRQTPNMGKLVGSREWETLYHGWNFADIVKDMGFVRDDGKTLVAQPHLDLDPKKMWTLDHLRRCPPFASPNVTLNEMTPQQREEFYADYVRQGPAGRPAPAQD; from the coding sequence ATGAGCCGCCAGAGCGTGGCGAAAGCCCACCAGAAGATCCAGGAACTGTCCTGGGAACCGGCGTACCACACGCCGGTCTCCCACTACGGAACCGACTACACCTTCCGCAAGGCGAAGAAGAAGGACCCGCTCAAGCAGGTACTGCGCTCCTACTTCCCGATGCAGGAGGAGAAGGACCACCGGGTCTACGGCGCGGAGGACGGCGCCATCCGCGGCAACATGTTCCGGCAGGTCCAGCAGCGCTGGCTGGAGTGGCAGAAGCTGTTCCTTTCCATCATCCCGCTGCCGGAGATCTCGGCCGCCCGCGCGATGCCACTGCTGTTTCGCACGGTGCCGAACCCGGAACTGCACAACGGGCAGGCCATCCAGATGATCGACGAGGTCAGGCACTCGACGATCCAGCAGAACCTCAAGCGCCTGTACATGAACAACTACATCGACCCGGCCGGCTTCAACACGAGCCTGCGCGGGTTCCACAACGACTACTGCGGCACCATCGGCAGGCAGTTCGCCGAGGGCTTCATCACCGGCGACGCCATCACCGCCGCCAGCGTCTACCTCACCATCGTGGCCGAGACGGCGTTCACCAACACGCTGTTCGTCGCCATGCCCGCCGAGGCGGCCGCCAACGGCGACTACCTGCTGCCGACGGTGTTCCACTCGGTGCAGTCCGACGAATCGAGGCACATCAGCAACGGCTACGCCACGCTGCTGATGGCGCTGTCCGACGAGGGCAACCACGAACTGCTCGAGCGCGACCTGCGCTACGCGTGGTGGAACAACCACTGCGTCGTCGACGCCGCGATCGGCACCTTCATCGAGTACGGAACCAAGGACCGCCGAAAGGACCGCGAGAGCTACGCGGAGATGTGGCGCCGCTGGATCTACGACGACTACTACCGCAGCTACCTGGTGCCGCTGGAGAAGTACGGTCTGACGATCCCGCACGACCTCGTCGAGGAATCCTGGAACCGCATCTGGAACAAGGGCTACGTGCACGAGGTCGCGCAGTTCTTCGCCACGGGGTGGCTGGCCAACTACTGGCGCATCGACCCCATGACGGACGAGGACTTCGAGTGGTTCGAGCACAAGTACCCCGGCTGGTACGACAAGTACGGCAAGTGGTGGGAGAACTACAACCGCCTCGCCGTGCCCAACGGCCACAACCCCATCGCGTTCGAGGACGTCGACTACGTCTACCCGCACCGCTGCTGGACGTGCATGGTGCCGTGCCTCATCCGTGAGGACATGGTGATGGACGAAGTGGACGGCCAGTGGCGCACCTACTGCTCGCAGGGCTGCCACTGGACCGACAAGGTCGCGTTCCGGCCGACCTACCAGGGTCGCCAGACACCCAACATGGGCAAGCTGGTCGGCTCCAGGGAGTGGGAGACGCTGTACCACGGCTGGAACTTCGCCGACATCGTCAAGGACATGGGTTTCGTCCGCGACGACGGCAAGACGCTCGTGGCCCAGCCGCACCTCGACCTCGACCCCAAGAAGATGTGGACGCTGGACCACCTGCGTCGCTGCCCACCCTTCGCCAGCCCCAACGTGACGTTGAACGAGATGACCCCGCAGCAGCGGGAGGAGTTCTACGCCGACTACGTGCGGCAGGGGCCCGCGGGCCGGCCCGCCCCTGCGCAGGACTGA
- the groL gene encoding chaperonin GroEL (60 kDa chaperone family; promotes refolding of misfolded polypeptides especially under stressful conditions; forms two stacked rings of heptamers to form a barrel-shaped 14mer; ends can be capped by GroES; misfolded proteins enter the barrel where they are refolded when GroES binds) encodes MAKELRFGPTARDLLLSGVDKLAESVKSTLGPKGRNVILEQITGSPVVTNDGVTIAREIHLKDQFENMGAQLVKEAAIKTNDVVGDGTTTATVLAHGIIREGMAAIAKGGNPVLIRRGIDLAVNRLVEHLRSVAHPVKTEQDFARVAAISANDDDAVGSVIAKALHTVGDTGVVTVDESPEPGMTVQFVEGFEIDNGYLSPYMVTDPGSLEAVLDDPYILLCSEKITKVQQLMPLLDKIMKAPRPLLIIAENLEGTALSMLVHNHVNGVFKCVAVRAPGFGDRRLHKLEDIAALTGGSVYSRHSGLTLETMGTEHLGRARQVRVTAERTNIIGGATADRVDFRLAQLRAELERATFGADEDVLTERIGALSGRVALIRVGAHTPSELKELQHRVEDALSATRAAMAEGIVAGGGAALLHAAGALDDLDVDEDYATGVDIVRRTLSDPVYLIAANAGYDADEVTAHVGRQGVDDGFDALRGRYGDMVALGIIDPLRVVRSALQNGASVAGLLLTTNTLVAEEQTPWGGSPALMTEFGPLDEGLRQPSPDASTPQSLGLGPSVG; translated from the coding sequence ATGGCGAAGGAACTGCGGTTCGGCCCCACGGCGCGCGACCTGCTGCTGTCGGGTGTCGACAAGCTGGCCGAGTCGGTCAAGTCGACGCTTGGGCCCAAGGGACGCAACGTCATCCTCGAGCAGATCACCGGCTCGCCCGTCGTCACCAACGACGGCGTGACGATCGCGCGGGAGATCCACCTCAAGGACCAGTTCGAGAACATGGGTGCCCAGCTGGTCAAGGAAGCCGCGATCAAGACCAACGACGTCGTCGGCGACGGCACCACCACCGCGACCGTGCTGGCGCACGGGATCATCAGGGAGGGCATGGCCGCCATCGCCAAGGGCGGCAACCCCGTTCTGATCCGGCGCGGTATCGACCTCGCCGTGAACCGGCTGGTGGAGCACCTGCGGTCGGTCGCGCACCCGGTGAAGACCGAGCAGGACTTCGCGCGGGTGGCGGCGATCTCGGCCAACGACGACGACGCGGTGGGGTCCGTCATCGCCAAGGCACTGCACACCGTCGGCGATACCGGTGTGGTCACCGTGGACGAGTCCCCGGAGCCTGGGATGACCGTGCAGTTCGTGGAGGGCTTCGAGATCGACAACGGCTACCTCTCGCCCTACATGGTCACCGATCCCGGCAGCCTCGAGGCCGTGCTCGACGACCCCTACATCCTGCTGTGCAGCGAGAAGATCACGAAGGTGCAGCAGTTGATGCCGCTGCTCGACAAGATCATGAAGGCGCCCCGGCCGCTGCTGATCATCGCGGAGAACCTCGAGGGCACCGCGCTGAGCATGCTGGTGCACAACCACGTGAACGGGGTGTTCAAGTGCGTCGCCGTGCGCGCGCCCGGATTCGGTGATCGAAGGCTGCACAAGCTGGAGGACATCGCGGCGCTCACCGGCGGCTCCGTCTACAGCAGGCACTCCGGTCTGACGCTGGAGACGATGGGCACCGAGCACCTCGGCCGCGCCAGGCAGGTTCGGGTGACCGCCGAGCGGACCAACATCATCGGGGGCGCGACCGCCGACCGGGTGGATTTCCGGCTGGCCCAGCTGCGGGCGGAGTTGGAGCGCGCGACCTTCGGCGCCGACGAGGACGTGCTCACCGAGCGGATCGGCGCGCTGTCGGGCAGGGTCGCGTTGATCAGGGTGGGGGCGCACACGCCCTCGGAGCTCAAGGAACTGCAGCACCGGGTGGAGGACGCGCTGTCGGCCACCAGGGCGGCAATGGCCGAAGGGATCGTCGCAGGCGGTGGCGCGGCGCTGCTGCACGCCGCCGGTGCGCTGGACGACCTCGACGTCGACGAGGACTACGCCACCGGCGTGGACATCGTGCGGCGCACCCTCAGCGACCCGGTGTATCTCATCGCCGCCAACGCCGGTTACGACGCCGACGAGGTGACCGCGCACGTGGGGCGGCAGGGCGTCGACGACGGGTTCGACGCGCTGCGAGGCCGCTACGGCGACATGGTGGCGCTGGGCATCATCGACCCGTTGCGGGTGGTGCGGTCGGCGCTGCAAAACGGTGCCTCGGTTGCCGGGTTGCTGCTGACGACCAACACGCTCGTGGCCGAGGAACAGACACCGTGGGGTGGCAGCCCGGCGCTGATGACGGAGTTCGGCCCGCTCGACGAAGGGTTGCGGCAACCGTCGCCGGACGCGAGCACCCCGCAGTCGCTCGGGCTCGGCCCGTCCGTCGGCTGA
- the mimD gene encoding propane 2-monooxygenase effector subunit MimD, whose translation MTTFKNPESPFKPDNTASNMCGFTLMNNQVGAIVAEVMKGKDNVTVTHLPSMIRVDAKGRTDVVYSEIDEAAGEEEGWFDQAEFEESMSTHYGRMVHLDDRTIMFANPEDAAEYLDFDLKPIR comes from the coding sequence GTGACCACGTTCAAGAACCCGGAGAGCCCGTTCAAACCGGACAACACCGCGTCGAACATGTGCGGGTTCACGCTGATGAACAACCAGGTCGGCGCCATCGTCGCCGAGGTGATGAAGGGCAAGGACAACGTCACCGTCACCCACCTGCCCTCGATGATCCGGGTGGACGCCAAGGGCCGGACGGACGTCGTCTACTCCGAGATCGACGAGGCCGCGGGCGAGGAGGAGGGCTGGTTCGACCAGGCCGAGTTCGAGGAGAGCATGTCCACCCACTACGGCCGCATGGTCCACCTGGACGACCGCACCATCATGTTCGCCAATCCCGAGGACGCCGCCGAGTATCTCGACTTCGACCTCAAGCCGATTCGCTAG
- a CDS encoding NAD(P)-dependent alcohol dehydrogenase produces the protein MKAVRLHSYHSRPVVEDVAEPRAKQPFDVVVRIGGAGVCRTDLHIIEQQWEEKSGVALPYTLGHENAGWVHEIGSAVTNVAVGDPVILHPTPTCGLCRACRAGDDMHCRANSFPGIDSDGGMAEFLLTSARACVKLESGTRPEDVAALADAGITAYHAVRKAVPSLYPGTTCVVNGAGGLGHIGIQSLAALTATTIVVVDRNAEALALAAELGAHHTVLADGKHVAAVQELTEGNGAEVVLDFVAEQGAQQDAFAMTRRGGSHFVIGYGGNIDIPTIDIISTERNVVGNLVGTYNDLAELMVLAQQGKVRLHTQKYPLDAAIDALSDLDAGRVRGRAILVPDTAH, from the coding sequence ATGAAGGCGGTACGACTGCACAGCTACCACAGCAGGCCGGTGGTGGAGGACGTCGCCGAACCCAGGGCCAAGCAACCCTTCGACGTGGTGGTCAGGATCGGTGGCGCCGGCGTGTGCCGTACCGACCTGCACATCATCGAGCAGCAGTGGGAGGAGAAGTCCGGGGTCGCCCTGCCGTACACGCTCGGCCACGAGAACGCCGGATGGGTGCACGAGATCGGCTCCGCGGTGACCAACGTCGCCGTCGGCGACCCGGTGATCCTGCACCCGACTCCCACCTGCGGGCTGTGCCGGGCCTGCCGCGCGGGCGACGACATGCACTGCCGCGCGAACTCCTTCCCCGGCATCGACAGCGACGGCGGCATGGCCGAGTTCCTGCTCACCTCCGCCAGGGCGTGCGTCAAGCTGGAAAGCGGCACCCGCCCTGAGGACGTGGCCGCGCTCGCCGACGCGGGCATCACCGCCTACCACGCGGTGCGCAAGGCGGTGCCGTCGCTGTACCCGGGCACCACGTGCGTGGTCAACGGTGCGGGCGGGCTCGGCCACATCGGCATCCAGTCGCTGGCCGCGCTGACGGCCACCACCATCGTCGTGGTGGATCGCAACGCCGAGGCGCTCGCGCTGGCAGCCGAACTCGGGGCGCACCACACCGTGCTCGCCGACGGCAAGCACGTGGCCGCGGTGCAGGAGCTGACCGAAGGCAACGGCGCGGAGGTCGTACTCGACTTCGTCGCCGAGCAGGGCGCACAGCAGGACGCCTTCGCCATGACAAGGCGCGGCGGCTCGCACTTCGTCATCGGCTACGGCGGCAACATCGACATCCCCACGATCGACATCATCTCCACCGAGCGCAACGTGGTCGGCAACCTCGTGGGGACCTACAACGACCTGGCCGAGCTGATGGTGCTGGCACAGCAGGGCAAGGTGCGGCTGCACACGCAGAAGTACCCACTGGACGCCGCGATCGACGCACTGTCCGATCTGGACGCCGGTCGGGTACGTGGCCGCGCCATCCTCGTGCCGGACACGGCACACTGA
- a CDS encoding sigma-54-dependent Fis family transcriptional regulator, protein MDPRSSARRLTPVSRKTGVDDDRVARSRVRFLTSEAMEPDAVRDAILTSWWRSQQARVPPDHIDLPYFEDRNLDTPLINSADPVLRKLGEQLEGQPISLILTDPNGVVLTQHTGDRDLQQHLDRVALVPGFSYGERFVGTNGIGTALEDGRPTHVFGHEHYAEHLETLACAGVPIHHPVSGKVVGAVDLTCWRKDAGRLLIALARTTAEQIRQSLMTNTSLRELALFQAYLQACQHTTGVVIAFNDDIVMLNDSARQLLDPCDQSVLLGHARQALAERPRDTAVLALPTGSRVRLRCRRVFGACDSDIVGGVLTVQLVEPEESRPAPDASVPLFLPGIVGSAPAWLRCCHDVDAGYRAGEWLALAGEPGAGKSAVARAVHQRRDPAGRLLTVSATRSSGTAWVDALADELRQDAPRAVLIRYVDRLPQTTAHSLAGVLGGLRESGSDSTAPWVVVTLSSDADAGAALAPLLALFPRTVEVPPLRHHVDDLRELVPFLLSKLGHADRLTCSPTTMHLLMRASWPGNVTQLFNLLKQIVRHRRAGTIRPADLPARYRTAARRSLNRLESIERDAIVQSIEDAGGNKSKAAQLLGMSRATIYRKIHEYGIVLPER, encoded by the coding sequence GTGGACCCCAGAAGTTCGGCACGGCGGCTGACGCCTGTTTCCCGTAAGACGGGCGTCGACGACGACCGGGTTGCGCGCAGCCGGGTGCGCTTCCTGACCTCGGAGGCCATGGAGCCCGACGCGGTGCGCGACGCGATCCTCACCTCGTGGTGGCGCTCGCAGCAGGCGCGGGTGCCGCCCGACCACATCGACCTGCCCTACTTCGAGGACCGGAACCTGGACACCCCGCTCATCAACAGCGCAGACCCCGTGTTGCGCAAGTTGGGTGAGCAACTGGAAGGGCAGCCGATCAGCCTCATCCTGACCGATCCGAACGGCGTTGTGCTGACCCAGCACACCGGCGACCGGGACCTGCAACAACACCTGGACCGGGTCGCGCTCGTGCCCGGTTTCAGCTACGGCGAGCGGTTCGTGGGCACCAACGGCATCGGGACCGCGTTGGAGGACGGCCGCCCGACGCACGTGTTCGGCCACGAGCACTACGCCGAGCACCTGGAGACGCTGGCCTGCGCCGGGGTGCCGATCCACCATCCGGTGTCGGGAAAGGTGGTCGGAGCCGTGGACCTGACCTGCTGGCGCAAGGACGCGGGCAGGTTGCTCATCGCACTGGCCAGAACCACCGCCGAGCAGATCCGACAGTCGCTGATGACCAACACCAGCCTTCGGGAGTTGGCGCTGTTCCAGGCCTACCTGCAGGCCTGCCAGCACACCACCGGCGTGGTCATCGCGTTCAACGACGACATCGTGATGCTCAACGACAGCGCGCGGCAGTTGCTGGATCCCTGCGACCAGTCGGTGCTGCTCGGTCACGCCCGGCAGGCACTTGCCGAGCGGCCGAGGGACACCGCGGTGCTCGCGCTGCCCACCGGCAGCAGGGTGCGGTTGCGCTGCCGCAGGGTGTTCGGTGCCTGCGACAGCGACATCGTCGGCGGCGTGCTGACCGTGCAGCTGGTGGAGCCGGAGGAGTCGCGTCCCGCCCCGGACGCGTCGGTGCCGCTGTTCCTCCCCGGCATCGTCGGGTCGGCGCCAGCGTGGCTGCGTTGCTGTCACGACGTGGACGCCGGCTACCGTGCGGGCGAGTGGTTGGCGCTGGCGGGCGAGCCGGGCGCGGGCAAGAGCGCCGTCGCTCGCGCGGTGCATCAGCGGCGCGACCCGGCGGGCAGGTTGCTCACGGTGAGTGCCACCAGGTCGAGCGGCACCGCCTGGGTGGACGCGCTCGCCGACGAGCTGCGTCAGGACGCGCCGCGTGCTGTACTGATCCGCTACGTGGACCGGTTGCCGCAGACCACGGCACACTCGCTGGCGGGCGTACTCGGCGGGCTGCGCGAGTCGGGATCGGATTCCACGGCGCCGTGGGTGGTGGTGACGCTCAGCTCCGACGCCGACGCGGGCGCCGCCCTCGCTCCGCTGCTGGCGCTGTTTCCCCGTACCGTCGAGGTGCCGCCGCTGCGCCATCACGTCGACGATCTGCGCGAGCTGGTGCCGTTCCTGCTCAGCAAGCTCGGCCACGCCGACCGGTTGACCTGCTCGCCGACCACCATGCATCTGCTGATGCGGGCGAGCTGGCCCGGTAACGTCACGCAGTTGTTCAACCTGCTCAAGCAGATCGTGAGGCACCGCAGAGCGGGCACCATCCGGCCCGCCGACCTGCCCGCCAGGTACCGCACCGCCGCCCGCCGCTCGCTGAACCGGCTGGAGTCCATCGAGCGGGACGCGATCGTGCAGAGCATCGAGGACGCCGGCGGCAACAAGAGCAAGGCCGCGCAGTTGCTCGGCATGTCACGAGCGACGATCTACCGCAAGATCCACGAGTACGGCATCGTGCTGCCGGAACGCTGA
- a CDS encoding ferritin family protein, producing the protein MTTTQEPAQQQRSVPKPVFTDAEAGARQFPDSESRRFNYFSPKKRKQSHYEDVTVEVQPDPRHYLSQGWLYAFSDGKGGYPLEWTVLKAWGSDRPEPRRYPGSGGKGYDWPAHGWHEFRDPNEEWEQTIYRNNSNVVRQLNQNVEAAREADAFSQWNPNWVQFVAQHVGAWMHVDHGLGLYLFANANRRAPTNMHNTAISVNSMHLIRSAQDLALYNLTLSEEIGDFDGTAHLSTWSSDRAWQGVREVTEQLTGVWDWAEAVFAANIVFQPLVGELFRSNLVQQAAPGNGDFVTPTLIGAEEYEYAQRDLRYTRAMFELLTTDKEFAGHNTDIMRSWLSTWVPRCLEAARSLQPLWSQPDAKPPRFEDGLDRAKSRFAGIVSDLGLNVVKELNQ; encoded by the coding sequence ATGACAACCACGCAGGAACCCGCGCAACAACAGCGCAGCGTACCGAAGCCGGTCTTCACCGACGCCGAAGCGGGCGCGAGGCAGTTCCCCGACTCCGAGTCACGCCGCTTCAACTACTTCTCACCGAAGAAGCGCAAGCAGAGCCACTACGAGGACGTGACCGTCGAGGTGCAGCCCGACCCGAGGCACTACCTCAGCCAGGGCTGGCTCTACGCCTTCTCCGACGGCAAGGGCGGCTATCCGCTGGAGTGGACGGTGCTCAAGGCCTGGGGTAGTGACCGCCCGGAGCCTCGCCGCTACCCCGGTTCGGGCGGGAAGGGCTACGACTGGCCCGCACACGGCTGGCACGAGTTCCGCGATCCGAACGAGGAGTGGGAACAGACCATCTACCGCAACAACTCCAACGTGGTTCGCCAGCTGAACCAGAACGTCGAAGCCGCCCGCGAGGCCGACGCGTTCAGCCAGTGGAACCCGAACTGGGTGCAGTTCGTGGCCCAGCACGTCGGGGCGTGGATGCACGTCGACCACGGGCTGGGGCTCTACCTGTTCGCCAATGCCAACCGCAGGGCGCCCACCAACATGCACAACACCGCGATCTCGGTGAACAGCATGCACCTCATCAGGTCCGCGCAGGATCTGGCGCTGTACAACCTGACGCTGAGCGAGGAGATCGGCGACTTCGACGGCACCGCGCACCTGTCGACGTGGAGTTCCGACCGGGCCTGGCAGGGGGTGCGGGAGGTGACCGAGCAGCTCACCGGCGTGTGGGACTGGGCGGAGGCGGTGTTCGCCGCCAACATCGTGTTCCAGCCGCTGGTGGGGGAGTTGTTCCGCAGCAACCTGGTGCAGCAGGCCGCACCCGGCAACGGCGACTTCGTCACACCGACACTCATCGGCGCGGAGGAGTACGAGTACGCGCAGCGCGATCTGCGCTACACCCGCGCGATGTTCGAACTGCTCACCACCGACAAGGAGTTCGCAGGCCACAACACCGACATCATGCGGTCCTGGCTGAGCACGTGGGTGCCGCGTTGCCTTGAGGCGGCACGCAGCCTGCAACCGTTGTGGTCGCAGCCGGACGCGAAACCGCCGCGCTTCGAGGACGGCCTTGACCGGGCGAAGAGCCGGTTCGCGGGGATCGTTTCCGACCTGGGCCTGAACGTAGTGAAGGAGCTGAACCAGTGA
- a CDS encoding amidohydrolase family protein — translation MYTKDGENYFIVDSHVHFWDGSPANQANRYGKGFIECFYDYSRNLSPQEWVWPLEKFEKYTEADLMHDLFEIGYVDKAIFQPTYLTDFFVNGFNTTEQDGAIAQRHPDKFIVNGSWDPRDGEAGLDRLEQLAQRWGLRGVKLYTAEWKGQSKGWKLTDDWSYRYLEKCRQLGIRNIHIHKGPTIYPLNRDAFDVADVDDVATAFPDLNFIIEHVGLPRLEDFCWIATQEPNVYGGLAVVMPFIHTRPRYFARVLGELLYWLDENRLTFASDYAIWSPTWLVERFVDFQIPQDMQDEYGQLTTDVKKKILGLNAAALYDIPVPEEARVRPEPADSGEAVGSAPAVPA, via the coding sequence ATGTACACCAAGGACGGCGAGAACTACTTCATCGTCGACAGTCACGTGCACTTCTGGGACGGCAGCCCCGCCAACCAGGCCAACCGGTACGGCAAGGGCTTCATCGAGTGCTTCTACGACTACTCACGCAACCTCAGCCCGCAGGAGTGGGTCTGGCCGCTGGAGAAGTTCGAGAAGTACACCGAAGCCGACCTGATGCACGACCTGTTCGAGATCGGCTACGTCGACAAGGCGATCTTCCAGCCGACCTACCTGACCGACTTCTTCGTGAACGGCTTCAACACCACCGAACAGGACGGCGCGATCGCGCAGCGGCACCCCGACAAGTTCATCGTGAACGGCTCGTGGGACCCGCGTGACGGCGAGGCCGGGCTCGACCGGCTCGAGCAGCTCGCCCAGCGCTGGGGGCTGCGGGGAGTGAAGCTTTACACCGCGGAATGGAAGGGGCAGTCCAAGGGCTGGAAGCTCACCGACGACTGGTCCTACCGGTATCTGGAGAAGTGCAGGCAACTGGGAATCCGCAACATCCACATCCACAAGGGCCCGACGATCTACCCGCTCAACCGCGATGCCTTCGACGTCGCCGACGTCGACGACGTCGCCACCGCGTTTCCCGACCTGAACTTCATCATTGAGCACGTCGGGCTGCCGAGGTTGGAGGACTTCTGCTGGATCGCCACCCAGGAGCCCAACGTCTACGGTGGACTGGCCGTGGTGATGCCGTTCATCCACACCCGGCCACGCTACTTCGCGAGGGTGCTCGGCGAACTGCTGTACTGGCTGGACGAGAACCGGCTCACCTTCGCCAGCGACTACGCCATCTGGTCACCGACCTGGCTGGTGGAGAGGTTCGTGGACTTCCAGATACCGCAGGACATGCAGGACGAGTACGGGCAGCTCACCACCGACGTGAAGAAGAAGATCCTCGGGCTGAACGCGGCCGCGCTGTACGACATCCCGGTCCCGGAGGAGGCCAGGGTGCGCCCCGAGCCCGCGGACAGCGGTGAGGCGGTCGGCTCGGCGCCCGCGGTGCCGGCATGA
- a CDS encoding FAD-binding oxidoreductase has product MAEKHLVRFEPVGIEIEVDEEQTILRGAAEQGVLLMHGCKEGQCGSCKSFILEGEDVEHDRYSTFALPEFEKEEGFTLLCRAHAYEDLTIELLNYDEEMIHSGLPIEEAVVEVVSNEHVTHDMRHLVVRLVEPESLRFFPGQYVDFEIPDTDRTRSFSMANTSSLESGRLEFVIKIYTDGLFSNFLDTKVSIGDRLRVTGPFGAFTLRDAAGKDLVFVGGGAGMAPILSLLRSMAERGSDRTATFYYGARRRRDLCFTDELRELERTLPGFRYIPALSEPDDSDEWDGEVGLITDVVARNETDLSGADAYVCGPPPMVEAAVELLPSLGVAADRVFYDKFTTTGESDGSDPLRQ; this is encoded by the coding sequence ATGGCAGAAAAGCACCTGGTGCGCTTCGAGCCGGTCGGCATCGAGATCGAGGTCGACGAGGAGCAGACCATCCTGCGGGGTGCGGCGGAGCAGGGTGTACTGCTCATGCACGGCTGCAAGGAGGGCCAGTGCGGCTCCTGCAAGTCCTTCATCCTCGAGGGGGAGGACGTCGAACACGACCGGTACTCCACCTTCGCGCTGCCCGAGTTCGAGAAGGAGGAGGGCTTCACCCTGCTGTGCAGGGCACACGCGTACGAGGACCTGACCATCGAGTTGCTCAACTACGACGAGGAGATGATCCACTCCGGACTGCCGATCGAGGAGGCCGTGGTCGAGGTCGTCTCCAACGAGCACGTCACCCACGACATGCGCCACCTGGTGGTGCGGCTCGTCGAACCGGAGTCGTTGCGCTTCTTTCCCGGTCAGTACGTGGATTTCGAGATACCGGACACCGATCGGACGCGGTCGTTCTCGATGGCCAACACCTCCAGCCTGGAGTCCGGCCGGTTGGAGTTCGTCATCAAGATCTACACCGACGGCCTGTTCTCCAACTTCCTCGACACCAAGGTGTCGATCGGTGACCGGCTGCGGGTGACCGGGCCGTTCGGGGCGTTCACCCTGCGCGACGCTGCGGGCAAGGACCTGGTCTTCGTCGGGGGTGGCGCCGGCATGGCGCCGATCCTGTCGCTGCTTCGCTCCATGGCCGAGCGGGGCAGCGACAGGACGGCGACCTTCTACTACGGAGCACGCAGGCGCAGGGATCTGTGCTTCACCGACGAATTGCGCGAACTCGAACGCACGCTCCCCGGATTCCGCTACATCCCCGCGCTGTCCGAACCGGACGACTCCGACGAGTGGGACGGCGAGGTAGGCCTGATCACGGACGTGGTCGCGCGCAACGAGACCGACCTCTCAGGCGCGGACGCCTACGTCTGCGGCCCGCCGCCGATGGTGGAGGCCGCCGTCGAACTGCTGCCCTCGCTGGGTGTGGCGGCCGATCGCGTGTTCTACGACAAGTTCACCACCACCGGGGAATCCGACGGGTCCGATCCACTTCGACAGTAA
- a CDS encoding metal-sulfur cluster assembly factor, giving the protein MSSRAVSARSAPGLSSRVWQALGTVRDPELDQPITELGFVREADVEDGGRVRVRLRLPTYFCAPNFAYLMVADAHDAVTDVAGVSEVDVRLEDHFAADEINAGVARAAGFSGTFPEQAVGELAELRRTFQRKAHAAGLERACARLLAQGWQIDALAGLRLADVPSSPERDSLLRRRGALGLPTEPESPLLLDDDGAPISAADAPARLRFARTVRVSIDGNAAFCRGLLHTRYPESEASR; this is encoded by the coding sequence ATGAGCTCCCGCGCGGTCTCGGCACGCTCGGCGCCGGGTCTTTCGTCGAGGGTGTGGCAGGCGCTCGGCACGGTCCGCGACCCGGAGCTGGACCAGCCGATCACCGAACTCGGGTTCGTGCGGGAAGCCGATGTAGAAGACGGCGGGCGGGTTCGGGTGCGGCTTCGGCTGCCGACCTACTTCTGCGCGCCGAACTTCGCCTACCTGATGGTCGCCGACGCCCACGACGCGGTGACGGACGTGGCGGGAGTGAGCGAGGTGGACGTGCGGCTGGAGGATCACTTCGCCGCCGACGAGATCAACGCCGGGGTGGCGCGGGCCGCGGGCTTCTCGGGCACCTTCCCCGAGCAGGCGGTCGGCGAGCTGGCCGAACTGCGGCGAACCTTCCAGCGCAAGGCCCACGCGGCGGGTCTGGAACGAGCCTGTGCCCGGCTGCTGGCACAGGGCTGGCAGATCGACGCGCTGGCCGGCCTGCGGCTGGCGGACGTGCCGTCCTCGCCCGAGCGTGACAGCCTGCTGCGCCGCCGAGGAGCGCTGGGCCTGCCGACCGAGCCGGAGTCGCCGTTGCTGCTCGACGACGACGGCGCGCCGATATCGGCGGCAGACGCACCTGCCCGGCTCAGGTTCGCCAGGACGGTGCGGGTGAGCATCGACGGCAATGCCGCGTTCTGCCGCGGCCTGTTGCACACCAGGTACCCGGAATCGGAGGCAAGCAGATGA